Proteins co-encoded in one Alcanivorax sp. genomic window:
- a CDS encoding IS110 family transposase codes for MSVFAGVDIGASSVDVVSFGDGRFSKPKQYKQSPDGHNSMIAAMKKLRPKCIVMEATGVYYFDLAVALVEAGLPVAVINPKSTKNFANIKLQNSKTDSIDAALLAEYGMRMEPRLWTPPDQHRQALRSLGRQINRLTGSRTQAKNRLHAMKATQSTPTLLVEDEQEAIEMLDRRIDRLKRAAVELLGESPELKRLYKHFCAAKGIAEATALALLAELCVLPDHLKSAQVSRHAGLDIRLYQSGSSVHQASRISKAGNVYIRSALYMPAMSAVRFDPNAKAFYEALVARGKTKLQAQVAVMRKYLTGLWACVKTDTPFDSSLLFSDCHAKNACA; via the coding sequence ATGTCTGTATTTGCCGGTGTGGATATTGGTGCTAGTTCTGTGGATGTTGTGAGCTTTGGCGATGGTAGGTTCAGCAAGCCCAAGCAGTACAAGCAGTCCCCTGATGGCCACAATTCCATGATTGCCGCGATGAAAAAGCTTCGACCGAAGTGCATCGTCATGGAAGCAACAGGAGTGTATTACTTTGATCTGGCGGTGGCTCTGGTTGAGGCCGGCCTGCCCGTGGCAGTGATTAACCCCAAAAGCACCAAGAACTTCGCCAATATCAAGCTGCAGAACAGCAAGACCGACAGCATAGATGCGGCACTTCTGGCCGAGTACGGCATGCGGATGGAGCCCCGGTTGTGGACACCACCAGATCAGCACCGTCAGGCCCTTCGAAGCCTCGGAAGGCAGATCAACCGCCTGACCGGTAGCCGGACACAGGCAAAGAACCGCCTCCATGCCATGAAGGCCACCCAGTCTACGCCCACGCTGCTCGTTGAAGATGAGCAGGAAGCGATTGAGATGCTGGATCGACGCATTGATCGGCTGAAGCGGGCTGCGGTGGAGCTTCTGGGAGAATCACCTGAGCTCAAGCGCTTGTATAAGCACTTCTGCGCAGCCAAGGGCATTGCGGAGGCAACGGCCCTCGCGTTGCTGGCTGAGCTGTGCGTCTTGCCGGATCATCTGAAATCCGCTCAGGTAAGCCGTCATGCGGGCCTGGATATACGTCTGTACCAGTCTGGAAGCAGCGTTCATCAGGCCTCAAGGATCAGTAAAGCGGGCAACGTGTACATACGCTCAGCGCTGTATATGCCTGCCATGTCCGCCGTGCGCTTTGACCCGAATGCCAAGGCATTTTATGAGGCCCTGGTCGCCCGCGGGAAAACCAAGCTGCAGGCCCAGGTGGCGGTAATGCGTAAGTATCTGACTGGCCTGTGGGCCTGCGTTAAGACGGACACCCCGTTCGATTCATCACTGCTTTTTAGTGATTGCCATGCGAAAAATGCTTGCGCTTGA
- the pyrF gene encoding orotidine-5'-phosphate decarboxylase — MSITSPVVVALDYPDQAQALAMADQLDPAKVRVKVGKEIFTRSGPAVVDALLGKGFEVFLDLKFHDIPNTVAGAVSAAADMGIWMVNVHACGGQRMMEAAANAIANHANRPLLIAVTVLTSMDAADLEQVGVVDAPEVQVRRLAELSKASGMDGVVCSAQEAVMLKEACGKEFALLTPGIRPAGADAGDQRRVMTPVQARDAGVDYMVIGRPITQAAEPTVVVDEILHSLS, encoded by the coding sequence ATGTCTATCACCAGCCCCGTTGTTGTCGCTCTGGATTACCCCGATCAGGCACAGGCGCTTGCCATGGCGGATCAGCTGGATCCGGCCAAGGTGCGTGTAAAAGTGGGCAAGGAAATCTTTACCCGCAGTGGTCCGGCGGTGGTGGATGCCCTGCTTGGCAAGGGTTTCGAAGTGTTTCTCGACCTGAAATTCCACGATATCCCCAACACCGTGGCCGGTGCCGTATCGGCCGCCGCTGACATGGGCATCTGGATGGTGAATGTGCATGCCTGTGGCGGCCAGCGGATGATGGAAGCCGCCGCCAACGCCATTGCCAATCACGCCAACCGTCCGTTGCTGATCGCGGTGACCGTGCTGACCAGCATGGACGCGGCAGATCTGGAGCAGGTGGGGGTGGTGGATGCCCCTGAAGTGCAGGTCCGTCGTCTCGCCGAATTGTCCAAGGCATCCGGCATGGACGGTGTGGTTTGTTCTGCACAGGAAGCCGTCATGCTGAAAGAAGCCTGTGGCAAGGAATTCGCGTTGCTGACCCCGGGCATCCGGCCCGCTGGCGCCGATGCCGGTGACCAGCGTCGTGTCATGACGCCCGTGCAGGCCCGCGACGCCGGCGTGGATTACATGGTAATCGGCCGCCCCATCACTCAGGCGGCAGAGCCTACAGTGGTTGTGGACGAAATATTACAC